From Populus trichocarpa isolate Nisqually-1 chromosome 19, P.trichocarpa_v4.1, whole genome shotgun sequence, a single genomic window includes:
- the LOC7465941 gene encoding transcription factor MYB4 yields MGRAPCCEMMGLKKGPWTPEEDQILVSYIRSYGHGNWRALPKQAGLLRCGKSCRLRWINYLRPDIKRGNFSNEEEETIIKLHQILGNRWSAIAARLPAGRTDNEIKNYWHSHLKKRFQQNMGRPTEHCRKTPERAMVNNTSSSQPASFKVHQSKCQRQSPSDNAPIFQEASSQEMFSSMATMEAMNGFSGKNDIEEFWYELLVKAGNSGEAFESWGQFG; encoded by the exons ATGGGGAGAGCTCCTTGTTGTGAAATGATGGGGTTAAAGAAGGGGCCTTGGACTCCCGAAGAAGATCAAATCTTGGTATCTTACATTCGAAGTTATGGGCATGGAAATTGGCGAGCACTCCCGAAACAAGCTG GTTTATTAAGGTGTGGTAAGAGTTGTAGGCTTAGGTGGATAAATTACTTACGTCCAGACATTAAACGAGGAAATTTCAGCAATGAAGAGGAAGAAACTATCATTAAGCTACATCAAATTCTTGGAAATAG ATGGTCTGCTATAGCAGCAAGATTACCTGCAGGAAGAACAGATAACGAGATAAAGAATTATTGGCACAGCCATCTAAAAAAGAGATTTCAACAGAATATGGGACGCCCAACTGAACATTGCAGAAAAACACCAGAAAGGGCAATGGTTAATAACACTAGTTCATCGCAGCCTGCGAGTTTCAAGGTTCATCAAAGTAAATGTCAAAGGCAAAGCCCCTCGGATAATGCACCAATTTTCCAGGAAGCTTCGTCCCAAGAAATGTTTAGTTCTATGGCCACGATGGAAGCCATGAATGGTTTCAGTGGTAAAAATGATATAGAGGAGTTTTGGTATGAACTTCTCGTGAAAGCAGGAAACTCAGGAGAAGCGTTTGAAAGCTGGGGACAATTTGGATAG